The Lactuca sativa cultivar Salinas chromosome 2, Lsat_Salinas_v11, whole genome shotgun sequence genome includes a window with the following:
- the LOC111888902 gene encoding transcription factor SPEECHLESS, giving the protein MVGHGTSLTDFFDSYADQFAETNLMSSSSDDIFSMLEVLEGVSAEFTSLKPLEFQVDDHHPLGSQKSTSSCSALQEVVESEMEMVSPKSKRQKLSNLVEEGGLISDGQQKVSHITVERNRRKQMNEHLTVLRSLMPCFYVKRGDQASIIGGVVDYITELQQVLQSLEAKKQRKVYSDVLSPRLSPLSPRKPPLSPLSPRPIVPISPKTPQPVTPYRASCCSRLVASYSLDPSPSTSSSTSDHNYIVNNELGANSKSSIADVEVKFSGPNLLLKTISPRLPCQATKIVSVLEDLSLEILQAGINIVDETLVNSFTIKIGIECQLSAEDLVQYIQQTFCSPLHHAS; this is encoded by the exons ATGGTTGGTCACGGTACTTCTTTGACAGATTTCTTCGACAGTTATGCCGACCAGTTTGCAGAGACCAACTTGATGTCATCGTCTTCAGACGACATCTTCAGTATGCTTGAAGTTCTCGAGGGTGTTTCTGCTGAATTCACGTCCCTGAAacctttggagtttcaggttgatGATCATCATCCATTGGGGTCTCAGAAGTCGACCTCTTCCTGCAGTGCTTTACAAGAAGTCGTGGAGTCGGAGATGGAGATGGTTTCGCCCAAGAGTAAGAGACAGAAGCTGTCTAATTTAGTAGAAGAAGGCGGTTTAATCTCAGATGGACAGCAGAAAGTGTCGCATATCACGGTGGAGAGGAACCGAAGAAAGCAGATGAATGAACACTTAACAGTTCTTCGTTCACTAATGCCTTGCTTCTATGTCAAAAGG GGTGATCAAGCATCAATAATAGGAGGAGTGGTTGATTACATCACAGAATTACAACAAGTTCTTCAATCACTTGAGGCAAAGAAGCAAAGAAAAGTTTACAGTGATGTTCTGAGCCCTAGACTTTCACCACTCAGCCCCCGAAAACCCCCTCTAAGCCCTCTAAGCCCTAGGCCGATCGTGCCGATTAGCCCAAAAACCCCACAACCGGTAACCCCTTATAGAGCCAGCTGCTGCAGCAGGCTCGTCGCATCTTACTCACTTGACCCTTCACCTTCTACTTCTTCCTCAACTTCTGATCATAATTATATTGTTAACAACGAGCTTGGTGCGAATTCCAAGTCATCTATTGCTGATGTTGAGGTGAAGTTTTCAGGCCCCAATCTTCTTCTGAAGACTATCTCACCTCGGTTGCCATGCCAAGCAACGAAgatagtttcggttcttgaagatcTCTCTCTTGAAATTCTCCAGGCTGGGATTAACATTGTTGATGAAACCCTGGTGAATTCCTTCACCATCAAG ATTGGAATTGAATGTCAGCTAAGTGCAGAAGACCTCGTTCAATACATTCAACAAACATTTTGCTCGCCATTACATCATGCTAGTTAG